Below is a window of Ornithodoros turicata isolate Travis chromosome 7, ASM3712646v1, whole genome shotgun sequence DNA.
AAGACCCGGAATTGGCACTCATCAGAGAAACCCTCAGAAAACCACAGACATCCCTCACAAGAAGCGACAACAGGATCGGTAAAGACTATGTCCTAGAAGAAGAAATACTGATACGCGTACTTCGGAACAAAGGTAGAGAAAAACGGGTCATCGCGCTGCCACTGTTACTAACGGACACCGTTATTCGTCTCTATCATGAGCATGACGAACACGGCCACATGGACCCAAAAAGAACTGCGTCTATGATAAAAGGCAAATACCACTGGCCTGGATTGCACGCAGATGTCTTAAAGTACGTTCGCAGCTGCGAAACCTGCCAAACCACagaaccaaccaaccaacaggACAGCTACACTTCCGAGAAATTCCCGATAGACCATTAGCAGTAGTTTCTATGGGTCACATAGGACCAATCAACGAAGGCACTGCTAACCGGTACCTCATCACCGCCGTGGATCAGTCCACAAGATACGTTCTGGCCAAGCCTGTTCCATCAAAGGCATCGATACACGTCGTTGAGTTCCTAAAAAACgaccagtcttgggtagtaactaaattacttgtaactgtaactagatacttttgggggtaactagttacatttccagagaagtagcttttaactgtaactagttactatttctgtgaaagtaactgcaaaatgtaactagttactcgaataaatgtcgttcctttttttttttctttactctaccttcccctacttccccCTAACAGTGTCTTGCTTCCTGTTATCCGTAACCGGTATGTGCCCCGTGCCTTAGGCTCTTGACCAAgcagggaattccagctttgcgaacagaaatttgttgaagttagtgaccctcaacggtcggagtgagtcatatgtgagTAACAGTGTCACTGCCCTAGCACGGGATCCTGCCTCCTGTGGATATGGACAAGGGAATGTATGCACAAAGGAAACTTTCCGGTCAGCTCACTTGCGCTCCGACCAGTACAATGGCTAATTCTGCTCCGGTTGCTGCTACCATAAGCATGACCATAAGCTTCCGAAGCCGCTCTATGAAGCAACCTTCGAGTTTTTATCATGGAAGGACGAGAATAATTTAACTATAAAGTGCAAGCTATGGAATAAGACGTACTCGGCAAGCAGGACGTCAACTTCAAACCTGAAAAAGCATCTTGAGGCGAGTTCCTTCTTGCGTATGTCTCACTCTCTACACGTTACGAAACATGTGCGTATCACCGTGCTCTCCTTTTCACCGCGATGCGTCAGGTCGCATGCACATGTCGTGTTTTTCCGTGTGGGATAACCGCGTATTAacttatactgcttctggttaagtgcaagacaacttttattgcacttgagtaaatgtaaataaatgtaagttttcaacaattgcatcaccctctcatggacatttttataaaaagtaactgtaatgtaactaagttactttctctcagtaactgtaactagttactcgaccaagaaagtaactataactgtagcttagttactatttttggcagataaactgtaactgtaactcagttactttttagacgtaacttacccaagactgaaAACGACATAATATACAAGTACGGGCAACCTGAAACAGTGACTTCAGACGGTGACAGCGCCTACACTAGCAACACCACAAGGGAGTTTTTCGAATCCCACGGAATAACGCACACGTTGACAGTATACCATACCTGGCTCACCCAAACGGTCTCGTCGAGAGATACAACCGTTCTATTCTAGAAGTACTCACAAAAGCAGTCAACCATACAAGTAATCAGTCCTCACAACAAGATTGGGAACAACATATTGCACCAATACTGTTTCAAATAAATGCAACTCCCCATTCGGCAACACAGCGCTCACCATTCCACGTACTATATGGCTACGACCCTATAAGACCTCGGGAACTCACCATACTCTCGGCAAGCGACCTGGCACTCGTAGCGCAAGACGAAAGCGTTGAACACATTAGGGAACAAGCCAGAGCATTGCTACAAACATCACAAACGTGTCAGATGCAGAAAGTCAACATCCACAGAAAGCCAGCCAACTACGCTATCGGAGATCCAGTACTGCTTCGAACGCATGTACGAAAGGGCAAGGTCACGAATCCACTCAAAGGTCCGTATTACATCCGCAACAAAATCCAAGACGTCTACGTCGTTGGAAATCACGACAACACCTTCCTCAGAAGAGCTCACGCGGAGCAACTAAAGAAATATGTACCTTCCCAACCACAAATAACTAATTAGGCTCCGGGCCGGAGCCTGTGTGGGGATGGGTGGTGTAACCCATGGGCGGAAAAGACGAGGAGGGAGAGGAAGAAGTTGGACCATCGAAAGGGACTTCGGACGTGTGTTCCTAACATAACGCTCGCTCTCTGTAGCCTTCGCCTTATTTGTAGATGACGAAATTCCTATTCTACGCTTTGCGTATTTTACTGCTCGGAAGCGTATGTATTGTAGCGTACATCGCTCTTCACTTCGTACCAGGTAAGACAGGACAGACTGTGTGCTATGCggacgattgattgattgatttgtaaaagaaaaaaaatcagatgTTAGACTCGAGCCACTCgtgactggctactccaggacgcgttattcaggaaagagagggaaactgcacaaatctatacactttgaaacggaatggatgaaaacatcaccacaaaactttgcaccaaaagcaacagtgttGGAGAGTCCacgcgaaatctcaatgcacaaaaaacaaagagcgtcacaaagcGGACGAAATAGCGATGGTTCTCGTAGTTTCTGAAGAACCATGCGGGCAGAGTAAACGGGGGGGATCAGTTGAGACACTAAAGCAACTAGGCAATAACACTATTAAAAACCGCTAGTAAGGGAAAACGAAAACTGGAAGACAATGTCTGCGGTTCAGCTGCGCTGGTGATGTATGAAGATGTTCTTCACCACTTACTAAATTATTGTTGGTTGAGGCCCGAATCTTTCTACATAAAATGACAACAGTTTCGTCGTATCCTGCAAGTTAAACGAGGTGTGACTTGTTCTGAGATTTTattatcaagaaaaaaaaaagttaattcGCAAAACAACCATTGTCATGGTCGGAGTTATCTGTCGCCGCAAGCTACCGATAATCAATTTTAGTGAAGGTGAAGCCCCCGCAGCGCCTGCTTTATCTGTTTACATTATTGGTTTATTATCTCCATTATGACATCGGGACGTCCTTTGCCGTCAAATGAGCACAGGCAGCGTATGCAATATCGAGACGTATTAGCCCTCTGCTTTCGGCTGTTACTTTTCCTTTCGCTTCTTCTGTGCAATTGAGAAAGGAGaagctctctctctttctctttctctctctctctctctcttggctCTTCTTTCGTCTCCAGTTTTCTTTTTGAATGTGAAGCGATCTTATAGTGTCATCATCTTGGTTTCTGGCATATCCCATCACTTTGTATGGGGCTCTTTGGACTTTGTGCAGACTCTCAGACTATCCCACCACTTTGTAGGTTCCTGGTCGCACGGCAAGCCGACGAACGCCTCTACGTACGCTCGTAACCTCTGTGCCGATAATTCCACGTCTCCAATCGGCAATCACAGTAagacattctttctttcttttccaatccaatccgatcCACATTATGTACCGTTCCGTGTGTCTGAACGGAACGCTATTTCAACTTAGCATGAGAGGAGCCTTTTATTAAATATTGCGAGTCCAACAAGGTAAAAAGGACACGTGTAGAGAGGCTTTGAGGATTTGACAGACATCCTGCTTTTCTTCACTCCCTCTTGAGTGTTTTGTGCTTCGTTCATGCAAGGAAGATCGCCCTGTTCTCCGTAGTAATGAACATTGCATGAACTATTACAGGCGCTTGCCACAAAAACATCTTCTTCATCGAGACCTCATCAAGAACTTGCCTCACCCTCCGTCAAGCGTGTGCCATAGAATCAGCTCTCTTTCATAATCCCGACACCAGCGTCACGCTCCTGCTCCTGGCAACAAGCAACGTTCTCCGAGACTTCTGCCCCGCTGTCCACGCCCTACGGCAAGCTCCTAACTTCAGGATACGTGTACTACACCTGGACTCCTTCATGGCCGACTCCCCGCTCTCATCCTGGTACCGCAAGGGAACTTGGCGCAAAAGTCGCTACAAGATATCTCACATGAGCGACGCCTTACGATTCTTAGTCCTCTGGAAGTACGGTGGAATTTATCTGGACCTGGACGTTGTCGTTAAGAAATCGTTGGCGAGACTTCCCACTTGTCTTGGAGAGGAAGCGCCGGGCAGGCCGGTAGGAGGGGTCATGGCTTTCCCTCCGAGCCATTGGTTTTTGACTGCATGCCTTCATGATTTTGCTGAGGACTACAGGCCCCAGATGTGGGCCCACAACGGCCCTGGTGTTATTCAGAGGATAATCAAAAGAAGGGCTTGTAACGAATCTTGTAGCCTCGAAGGGTCTGTGCGTGTCGTGGACGACGTCGTCGTGCTACCTCCGAAATCCTTCTACGCAGTCCACTGGGCGTACTGGAAGTGGTTCTTCGACAAGAGTGAGGCCATGCACGTGAAAAGGTTGACCGAGGAGAGCTACCTCGTTCACATGTGGAACGCTTTGAGCTCGACCACAATTGTGAAGACTGGTAGTGGAAGTCCGTATGATCTCGAAGCGAGACAAAACTGTCCGAGATCGTACGAGCTGATGAAACGTCACGGGTGGTTCTGATCTTAGATGTTTTTCAATTATACTGTATTTATACAGTATATGCTACACGTATGGCATGCATATGTAAAAAGTACTTGGTAAGCATGTGCGTTTCCCGAGCAATCGTGCAATATCGTCCGCCCTGTCTGCATAGCCTGCACTGAATGATTTAGCGCTCACACCGACTGCGTGATGCGAGCATTGAAATAGGAGGAGTTCCTGTTGAAGACGGCTGCATATCGTTGTGCACAAAACGGATGATGAGAAGGAAGCCTTGAAAGCATTTCGTTCACTTAAATAATTGAAATAGcttaaataataaataaataatatcttaaataataaaataataactTCAATAATTAAATAAAATTACCAACCAAGTCAGCTCATTTTTTTAAAGTTTCATGCACTGATTTTATAATTTCAAACCTGAGGTAAGGCGAGTCTCCCAACGATGACGATGACGTTACGTCACAAGTGAATCAATGCACACcctaagaaaacaaaaaagtgaTCAAAATATAAATCATTGGAACTACTGTGttcaagctttcatgcagtgcaCTGCATTTCaccaggtaaaaaaaaaatttaaatttaaaaagtaaaatttaaaaaaaatacattgGGGAGTAACTAAAGTTTCCAGTCCACTAGATTGAAATTGCTCCCTAATTTATTCCCCTGATCCTTGAATTGAGTTGtatttgaatttgaattgaaatAATCCACAAACTTCGTATGTGATCccctgaatgcgacagtctatATAAATATGTGCTGTGCGAGAAGCGATAGAGCAACGATACAGTTAAGCGATTTGCTGCACATAGATTAGGCACATAGGACTtcgagaaaaataaaagtgtgAGACGCAGTCCCCACTCTGTCACGTCTATTTAGTCCCATACGCACAATGGTTGTTGCAATGTATGTTATCCCCAAAAAGGGTGAAATCGCTCTGCAGAATCAACGGTAAGAAGATGCAGTGTACATTTATTCATAGGGTTAAATAAACACCTTGTCGTTTTCAGATAAGGCAGGTCAACCAGAAACACTGGTCCCACGCGAACACAACGCAGAAACAGTTTGCATGGAAATCGAAACATTAAGAGTGGGACTCGAGAATGAAATGTCCTGCTTCTTGGAAACAGTTCTCTGCTTATCAATCGAAGTACGAAAGGGCACGTCCGCTGGACTCGTCCTCATGGAACTTTAAAGGCAGGTAAACAAGCAGAAAGCGAAAGATGCTCACAGAGCTGGAGAGCACGTTCAAATATGTACGCATTTAGCTGTGAGATGGGGCACCTATAGAAGTTTTCTTTCTTATGTAACAATGAAAAGGGAGGATATTGAACGACTCTATAGATTGTAAACATGGACATCAGTCCCACAAAGCGCGAGAAATTCCCAAGAAATCAATTTCCGAATTCCATTGAAAAGGGCTCGGACGTCGCAACAAGTGTGAATTTCAGTGATTTCGTAcaacgcaaaaaaagaaacagcaaaCAAGGTTTCATCGACCATGTGAACCGTTGTGAGTTGTGTGGCTATTGAAATTGCTGCGAAAATTCGACAGAAAGGTATTTCTCGCGTTCATCTTCCCGTATTCATTTTTGTAGTCTTGATCCCCGTAATCTGTTTATTCCTCCCTTCGAATTTTCTCATTATTTTCCTTCTacttctttattttctttggcTAATCGCAAGCAGTTTCATATAATATGACTTTATATATAATTtcttatattattattatttatatttcttatatatatatatatatatatataagtgaaataataagacttggactacagattacaggaacgttaacaaaaactaatttatttaatgtcgaccttttttttttaatctatgtgttaaattgcccattaaataaattagtttttgtttacgttcctgtaatctgtagtccaagtcttattatttcacttttattcaacttcgtagccgtctgatatattaacctatttgtcctatatatatatatatatatatatatatatatacatcttaatctgtaagttttaatttcaaacacatctagcgttcTGGATGCATGGAAACTTATGTGAAATTTAGGGACTGTTagggacgctttcagacatgtcgggggggggggggggggggcacagttcccttagaagtcggcccaggacgcacattccctagggcgtcagtcgtgacgttgcccacatctgtgagaccgacaacgacgagccctttcgccatcaccaccaccagggaCTGTTTGCGGTGTTGAGGACTAAATTTCTGGGTCAGCGGACCACGATGGGGAGTAATTACATCTTAGGCggctagaagctgtaattgcttcCCAATTTATCCCTATTTTATAAAGAGTGTAGTTATCCGCGTTAATGTGTTGAC
It encodes the following:
- the LOC135399950 gene encoding lactosylceramide 4-alpha-galactosyltransferase-like; this translates as MTKFLFYALRILLLGSVCIVAYIALHFVPGSWSHGKPTNASTYARNLCADNSTSPIGNHSACHKNIFFIETSSRTCLTLRQACAIESALFHNPDTSVTLLLLATSNVLRDFCPAVHALRQAPNFRIRVLHLDSFMADSPLSSWYRKGTWRKSRYKISHMSDALRFLVLWKYGGIYLDLDVVVKKSLARLPTCLGEEAPGRPVGGVMAFPPSHWFLTACLHDFAEDYRPQMWAHNGPGVIQRIIKRRACNESCSLEGSVRVVDDVVVLPPKSFYAVHWAYWKWFFDKSEAMHVKRLTEESYLVHMWNALSSTTIVKTGSGSPYDLEARQNCPRSYELMKRHGWF